A genomic segment from Drosophila miranda strain MSH22 chromosome 3, D.miranda_PacBio2.1, whole genome shotgun sequence encodes:
- the LOC117187757 gene encoding myb-like protein AA, with protein sequence MTTALLTSASAMYTHQQQQQQQQAQPSGRNSILKQQGSVKGDKRVSIQQTSSSNHNNNNNNNNNAKSATNVEYISEGAGSKVRLTAKPPAEPRPASLIITRSDSNSQFQLLRSSSVDYDDVEAQEHRTTIRTTLLEQQEEDEAAPFVFTARK encoded by the exons ATGACGACTGCATTGCTTACCTCAGCCTCGGCCATGTACacgcatcagcagcagcagcagcagcagcaggcgcagCCTTCGGGTCGCAATTCTATACTGAAGCAGCAGGGGAGTGTCAAGGGCGACAAGCGGGTATCGATTCAACAAACATCGAGCAGTAAtcataacaacaacaacaacaacaacaataatgcCAAGTCAGCAACGAATGTTGAATATATCTCCGAAGGAGCAGGAAGCAAAGTGCGACTAACCGCAAAGCCGCCAGCAG AACCCCGGCCAGCCTCGCTGATCATCACCAGGTCCGATTCCAACTCACAGTTCCAGCTGCTACGCTCCTCCTCAGTGGACTATGACGACGTGGAGGCCCAAGAGCACCGCACTACGATCCGGACGACACTGCTAGAGCAACAGGAGGAGGATGAAGCGGCACCGTTCGTGTTTACAGCGCGCAAATGA
- the LOC117187790 gene encoding protein panoramix-like has protein sequence MNETEVKVEIKAEDNAKLGENETTPLRLRRLDENDETPLRTVGIPHSPDPTDFSTGCSGHGWESDHDDVEILSFPRTPRSELTKPNSLVKAQPEAPVVMAEPEVPVVKAEPAAAEVDFATVTAIIDELFDIIQKLELDEHGLSGIPSGFSNRDEINNMDLEPPQPATPDSTDNLEELEACREATQKALEELDQFKEEPDERKKKKRKHKRGESEESVAEKRTQSNSPVDDNQKENKRTSRDNKRTSEEHQRDRRRHHEHNPRDDRRHHEHNPRDDRRHHDDSHRYNRHQHEDKPRDKRPREDNHRLKRGDHDANPRDNRRHYEDNERESKRLREDHQSEKRRHQEHKQMAIKRLREDNQTEVEGKRDLRVRVTLNVLPRIATIKQAPTSAVDSDSEFEWIYVRDDERHIKVVNREKLCQQEQNEAVAETANPEPSPQKLTKRENGNLAESWAKQVLELFERKKLDDQEEEFLMVDTIHKVPKSESFMSKEAFENPSPICNNYNVVYEFNSAPGTRIDLAKWGMEALPDSTRDLLRILAYDVDHLKQAQLKAQPNQRILKLKQEQLFNSPFSEPEEFDSAALYINASTQTDFRPHTHSVGTQAKLEGQPRGAFWQEPDFDMTFLTTPQMNVMFSLQELCRTLPSPAHACILYQALQPALDNKREFRSHK, from the coding sequence ATGAACGAAACTGAGGTAAAAGTTGAAATAAAAGCAGAAGATAATGCCAAACTCGGCGAGAACGAGACCACGCCGCTACGGCTACGGCGACTCGACGAGAACGACGAGACGCCGCTACGCACAGTTGGAATCCCTCATTCTCCGGACCCCACTGATTTCTCGACCGGTTGCAGTGGCCATGGATGGGAAAGCGACCACGACGATGTCGAGATCCTATCTTTTCCTCGTACTCCGCGAAGTGAACTGACAAAACCAAATAGTCTTGTCAAGGCACAGCCTGAGGCTCCCGTTGTCATGGCTGAGCCTGAGGTTCCAGTTGTCAAGGCAGAACCGGCAGCTGCTGAAGTCGATTTTGCTACTGTTACAGCAATAATCGACGAACTATTCGATATAATTCAAAAATTGGAGTTAGACGAACATGGCTTGTCGGGCATTCCAAGTGGTTTCAGCAACAGGGATGAAATTAACAACATGGACTTGGAACCGCCCCAACCAGCTACGCCAGACTCAACGGACAACCTGGAAGAACTTGAAGCGTGCCGCGAAGCGACTCAGAAGGCGTTGGAAGAGTTGGATCAGTTCAAAGAGGAGCCAGATGAGCGTAAGAAGAAGAAGCGAAAGCACAAGAGGGGTGAATCTGAGGAAAGTGTTGCTGAAAAACGGACTCAAAGTAACAGTCCGGTCGATGATAATCAAAAGGAAAACAAGCGCACCTCACGGGACAATAAACGCACAAGCGAAGAGCATCAACGGGACAGGAGACGCCACCACGAACACAATCCAAGGGACGATAGACGCCATCACGAACACAATCCAAGAGACGATAGACGCCACCACGACGACAGTCATAGGTATAACAGACATCAACACGAGGATAAACCAAGGGACAAGCGTCCACGCGAGGATAATCACAGGCTCAAAAGAGGCGATCATGACGCTAACCCACGAGACAATAGACGCCACTATGAGGATAATGAAAGGGAAAGTAAACGACTACGCGAGGATCATCAAAGCGAAAAAAGACGCCATCAGGAGCATAAGCAAATGGCTATTAAACGTCTACGCGAAGATAATCAAACTGAAGTCGAAGGCAAGCGTGATCTTAGGGTGAGAGTAACATTAAATGTCCTGCCGCGCATCGCCACAATAAAACAAGCGCCGACGTCCGCAGTGGATTCAGATTCGGAGTTTGAGTGGATTTATGTTCGAGACGACGAGAGGCACATCAAAGTCGTAAATCGCGAGAAGTTGTGCCAGCAGGAGCAGAATGAGGCCGTTGCAGAGACGGCCAATCCAGAGCCATCACCACAAAAGCTGACAAAACGAGAAAATGGCAACTTAGCCGAGAGTTGGGCCAAGCAAGTGCTCGAACTGTTCGAGCGGAAAAAATTGGACGATCAGGAAGAGGAGTTCCTTATGGTGGACACTATACACAAAGTGCCTAAGAGCGAGTCCTTCATGAGTAAAGAAGCCTTCGAGAATCCCTCGCCGATATGCAACAACTACAATGTGGTTTATGAGTTCAATTCGGCGCCGGGAACCAGGATTGATTTGGCTAAATGGGGGATGGAAGCGTTGCCCGATAGCACCAGGGATCTGCTCCGGATACTGGCCTACGATGTGGATCATCTAAAACAGGCTCAGCTCAAGGCACAGCCAAACCAGCGCATACTGAAACTAAAACAGGAACAGCTTTTCAATTCACCATTTTCCGAACCGGAGGAATTCGATTCTGCGGCCCTTTACATAAATGCCTCGACCCAAACTGACTTCAGGCCCCACACGCACAGCGTCGGCACTCAGGCAAAACTGGAGGGACAGCCGAGAGGTGCCTTCTGGCAGGAACCGGACTTCGACATGACCTTTTTGACGACGCCCCAAATGAATGTGATGTTTTCTTTGCAAGAGCTCTGCCGAACACTGCCAAGCCCCGCGCATGCCTGCATACTCTACCAAGCCCTTCAACCTGCTCTGGATAACAAGCGCGAGTTTCGTTCACACAAATGA
- the LOC117187759 gene encoding myb-like protein AA isoform X1, which translates to MTTALLTSASAMYTHQQQQQQQAQPSGRNSILKQQGSVKGDKRVSIQQTSSSNHNNNNNNNNNAKSATNVEYISEGAGSKVRLTAKPPAGPRPASLIITRSDSSSQFQLLRSSSVDYDDVEAQEHRTTIRTTLLEQQEEDEAAPFVFTARK; encoded by the exons ATGACGACTGCATTGCTTACCTCAGCCTCGGCCATGTACacgcatcagcagcagcagcagcagcaggcgcagCCTTCGGGTCGCAATTCTATACTGAAGCAGCAGGGGAGTGTCAAGGGCGACAAGCGGGTATCGATTCAACAAACATCGAGCAGTAAtcataacaacaacaacaacaacaacaataatgcCAAGTCAGCAACGAATGTTGAATATATCTCCGAAGGAGCAGGAAGCAAAGTGCGACTAACCGCAAAGCCGCCAGCAG GACCCCGGCCAGCCTCGCTGATCATCACCAGGTCCGATTCCAGCTCACAGTTCCAGCTGCTACGCTCCTCCTCAGTGGACTATGACGACGTGGAGGCCCAAGAGCACCGCACTACGATCCGGACGACACTGCTAGAGCAACAGGAGGAGGATGAAGCGGCACCGTTCGTGTTTACAGCGCGCAAATGA